A single window of Leptolyngbya ohadii IS1 DNA harbors:
- a CDS encoding DUF4079 domain-containing protein codes for MLEQFAARLSELLEPIAAFFRDLNVPEPIVHWGHPVMMGIVVLVMGSYAVYAGWKGRLATDPEVAAKNWMDHKKIAPLMFLFIAMGYTGGVLSLVMQKQPILGSTHFWTGSIALLLLTLNGLFIALSFGKAKGVLRTAHAYLGSVAFVLLLLHGVFGLKLGLSI; via the coding sequence ATGTTAGAGCAATTCGCTGCACGGTTAAGTGAACTTCTGGAGCCGATCGCCGCATTTTTTCGCGATTTGAATGTGCCAGAGCCGATCGTCCACTGGGGACATCCGGTGATGATGGGGATTGTGGTGCTGGTGATGGGGAGCTACGCAGTTTACGCAGGCTGGAAAGGACGGCTCGCGACCGATCCGGAAGTGGCGGCAAAAAATTGGATGGATCACAAGAAAATTGCGCCGCTGATGTTTTTGTTTATCGCAATGGGCTATACGGGAGGTGTTCTGTCCCTGGTGATGCAAAAGCAGCCGATTTTGGGCAGCACTCACTTCTGGACGGGATCGATCGCTTTACTCCTGCTGACGCTGAACGGTCTGTTCATTGCGCTCAGTTTTGGGAAAGCTAAGGGGGTCTTGAGAACAGCTCACGCTTATCTGGGCAGTGTGGCTTTTGTGCTGCTGTTGCTGCATGGTGTATTTGGTTTGAAGCTGGGGCTTTCGATTTAG
- a CDS encoding APC family permease: MSTITPQPQLRRELGVLGATLMGLGSIVGTGVFVSIGIGANLAGPAVILAVLIGAIVAICNGLSSAQLAASHPVSGGTYEYGYRYLTPWLGFTAGWMFLVAKSASAATAALGFAGYLLNLLGLNSSENSLGLIILGLLAVVTLTAIVLKGIRRSNAANTMIVSVTLLALGFFVLACLPAAIQNGSQNLTPFFTSSPADVLEASALMFVAYTGYGRIATMGEEARNPRETIPKAMIVCLGLTLLLYSTIAAVGIGAVGVEGLSGTAPLETAISQITGRGGSVVLAIGAMTAMLGVLLNLILGLSRVLLAMGRRSDMPRFFAQLNREQTTPTWAVLGVSGAIGLLVLVGNVKTTWSFSAFSVLIYYAITNWAALRLSTQDRLFPAWISAAGLVSCLLLAFWVEAIVWQVGLGLILAGLVWHRARQANRTE, translated from the coding sequence ATGTCTACCATCACTCCCCAGCCTCAACTTCGACGCGAACTCGGCGTCCTTGGTGCAACCCTGATGGGACTGGGATCGATCGTCGGCACCGGGGTTTTTGTCAGTATTGGCATTGGCGCGAACTTAGCCGGACCTGCGGTGATCCTGGCGGTTCTGATTGGGGCGATCGTCGCAATTTGCAACGGGCTGAGCAGTGCCCAGCTTGCAGCAAGTCATCCGGTGAGCGGAGGCACTTACGAATATGGCTATCGCTATCTCACCCCCTGGCTCGGCTTTACGGCAGGATGGATGTTTCTGGTGGCAAAGTCGGCTTCGGCGGCAACAGCCGCACTAGGATTTGCCGGATATCTATTAAATCTGCTGGGCTTGAATTCTAGCGAAAATTCCCTGGGGCTGATTATTCTCGGACTGCTGGCAGTCGTAACTTTAACGGCGATCGTCCTTAAGGGAATTCGGCGATCGAATGCGGCAAATACGATGATTGTGTCGGTCACGCTGCTTGCGCTGGGATTTTTTGTGCTGGCTTGCCTGCCTGCGGCGATTCAGAACGGTTCTCAGAACCTCACGCCCTTCTTTACCTCGTCGCCTGCGGATGTGCTGGAAGCCAGTGCCCTGATGTTTGTGGCATATACCGGGTACGGCAGAATTGCCACGATGGGCGAGGAAGCCCGCAACCCCCGTGAAACCATCCCCAAAGCGATGATTGTCTGCCTCGGACTGACGCTGCTGCTGTACAGCACGATCGCCGCTGTTGGAATTGGGGCGGTCGGAGTGGAGGGACTGAGCGGCACGGCTCCCCTGGAAACCGCCATCAGTCAGATCACCGGGAGGGGCGGATCGGTGGTGCTGGCGATCGGGGCAATGACCGCCATGCTGGGAGTGTTGCTGAACCTGATTCTGGGGCTGTCGCGGGTGCTGCTGGCAATGGGACGGCGATCGGATATGCCGCGCTTTTTTGCTCAGTTAAACCGGGAACAGACGACACCCACCTGGGCAGTGCTGGGGGTAAGCGGGGCAATCGGACTGCTGGTGCTGGTGGGCAACGTGAAAACCACCTGGTCGTTTAGTGCGTTCAGCGTGCTGATTTACTACGCAATTACCAATTGGGCAGCTCTCCGACTTTCGACTCAGGACAGGCTATTTCCCGCTTGGATTTCGGCTGCGGGTCTGGTGTCCTGTCTGCTGCTGGCATTCTGGGTTGAGGCGATCGTCTGGCAGGTGGGGCTGGGCTTGATCCTGGCAGGACTCGTCTGGCACCGGGCGCGGCAGGCAAACCGGACGGAATAG
- a CDS encoding ComEC/Rec2 family competence protein, whose product MQISGALVCLAYLLGLLATGIPGKVQGLPVGSVLLLCVGAIAGLVLPRWNRSLPKSRVWILAALIGFAAGLYFDWRMPEASKTDISRYGTIASPVTITGKIISTPRLTRSEKVQFELEVSDLAAVPRSNTPQRDDRSNSGKANSSQGNSGKGNSGDRCVGNQCQGKSNRSSVNSSISQAQNASAQPAPASDLPVINRPITGKIYVTVPNDRENPFYPNRIYPGQTIAVTGELYMPRPAGNPGGFNFSQYLRRNGIFTGIRGETIAITGNASPPIFWSIRRRIVAVQTAGAGERTGALLSAIVVGRRGVDVPFDIQDAFARVGLAHVLAASGFQVTLLIGVILSLTEKLPAKARFAVGLSTLIFYVGLTGAEAPAVRAGIMGGTVLLAIMLDRKVKILPVLLFAATTMLLCDPLSIWDLGFQMSFLATLGLVVTVPVLDKWLDWLPPRMTSYITVPTAAYLWLLPLQLGAFGMVSPYSVPINVLSAPIVSLVSIGGMISAVLGLILPAAGSGLAWVLAFPTNWLIWLAEKGSELPGSGYAAGAINPLQILMLYGLFLLVWWSLPWRQNWWIAGILGLLLVAVPAVYASTLLRLTVLQANNPVLLVQDRGQAGLLNLGRQKDAQFTVLPLLQRQGINHLDWAIDLNLNPDSIAGWDYLLEQIPVKLFLSRTARADSIAAYQDLNRKVRSQQGQAMALAVGQPIDLGAIQMKPISFNPIALQIQMQGKTWLLLQNLSPRSAKLSDLISTLPQAEVLWWSGNWSDLRLLKQVQPQTAIVSGDLPRLQDKLIAQQITTYATEQDGAVQWVSERSELPGWIDRFWSRQGFRRFAGDAVQ is encoded by the coding sequence ATGCAAATCAGCGGTGCATTGGTTTGTCTGGCATATCTGCTGGGCTTGTTGGCAACAGGAATTCCGGGAAAGGTTCAGGGTCTTCCAGTCGGTTCAGTTTTGCTCTTGTGCGTTGGTGCGATCGCGGGTTTAGTCCTGCCACGCTGGAATCGCTCGCTTCCCAAATCACGGGTTTGGATACTGGCAGCACTCATCGGTTTTGCAGCAGGGCTATATTTTGACTGGCGAATGCCCGAAGCCTCAAAGACCGATATCAGCCGCTATGGGACGATCGCCTCTCCGGTGACTATAACCGGAAAGATTATCAGTACGCCTCGCCTGACCCGCAGTGAAAAGGTGCAGTTTGAGCTTGAGGTATCGGATTTAGCGGCAGTTCCGCGAAGTAATACGCCTCAAAGGGACGATCGCAGCAATTCAGGTAAAGCCAATTCAAGTCAGGGAAATTCCGGTAAGGGGAATTCGGGCGATCGGTGTGTTGGCAATCAATGTCAGGGCAAGTCAAACCGATCGTCTGTCAATTCGTCAATCAGTCAGGCTCAAAACGCTTCAGCACAACCTGCTCCTGCGTCAGACCTTCCTGTAATCAATCGCCCGATTACGGGCAAAATTTACGTCACCGTACCCAACGATCGCGAGAATCCTTTCTATCCCAACCGCATTTATCCAGGTCAGACGATCGCGGTGACGGGTGAACTGTATATGCCTCGCCCTGCGGGCAATCCGGGTGGGTTCAACTTTTCCCAGTACTTAAGGCGAAACGGAATTTTTACCGGAATCCGGGGTGAGACGATCGCGATTACCGGAAACGCTTCACCTCCCATTTTTTGGTCAATTCGGCGGCGGATTGTTGCAGTTCAGACGGCTGGGGCGGGAGAAAGGACAGGAGCGTTACTGAGCGCGATCGTAGTGGGGCGGCGCGGCGTAGATGTGCCCTTTGACATTCAGGATGCCTTTGCGCGGGTGGGACTGGCGCACGTTCTGGCGGCTAGTGGATTTCAGGTAACTTTGCTGATTGGGGTCATTCTGTCGCTGACGGAAAAATTGCCTGCAAAGGCACGATTTGCGGTCGGACTCTCTACCCTGATTTTCTATGTCGGTCTGACAGGGGCAGAAGCTCCAGCGGTGCGGGCGGGCATTATGGGTGGGACAGTGCTGCTGGCAATCATGCTCGATCGCAAGGTAAAAATTCTGCCTGTGCTGCTGTTTGCGGCGACGACGATGCTACTCTGTGATCCCCTTTCTATCTGGGATCTGGGCTTTCAGATGAGTTTTTTGGCAACCCTGGGTCTGGTCGTCACGGTTCCAGTCTTGGATAAATGGCTGGATTGGTTGCCGCCCAGAATGACGAGCTATATTACCGTTCCAACGGCGGCGTATCTGTGGCTGCTGCCGCTTCAGCTAGGCGCGTTTGGCATGGTTTCGCCCTACAGTGTGCCGATTAACGTGCTTTCTGCCCCGATCGTCTCCCTGGTGAGTATTGGCGGCATGATCAGTGCGGTCTTAGGACTCATCTTACCTGCTGCGGGCAGCGGACTGGCTTGGGTGCTGGCATTTCCCACGAACTGGCTGATCTGGCTGGCGGAGAAGGGATCGGAGCTGCCGGGGAGTGGGTATGCGGCTGGAGCAATTAACCCGCTGCAAATTCTGATGCTCTACGGCTTGTTTCTGCTGGTGTGGTGGAGTCTGCCCTGGCGACAGAATTGGTGGATTGCCGGAATTTTGGGACTTTTGCTGGTAGCGGTTCCTGCCGTTTATGCTTCGACGCTGCTGCGGCTGACGGTGCTTCAGGCAAACAATCCGGTGCTGCTGGTTCAGGATCGGGGTCAGGCGGGACTGCTGAATCTGGGTCGGCAAAAGGACGCTCAATTTACCGTACTGCCGTTACTTCAGCGACAGGGCATTAATCATCTCGACTGGGCGATCGACCTCAACCTCAACCCGGACTCCATTGCGGGCTGGGACTATCTGCTGGAGCAAATACCCGTCAAGCTCTTTCTCAGCCGTACCGCCAGAGCAGACTCGATCGCGGCTTACCAGGACTTGAATCGCAAAGTTCGATCGCAGCAGGGTCAGGCAATGGCGCTGGCAGTGGGACAACCGATCGACTTGGGTGCAATTCAAATGAAACCGATTAGCTTTAATCCGATCGCCCTTCAAATTCAAATGCAGGGTAAAACCTGGCTCTTGCTGCAAAACCTGTCGCCCCGCAGCGCAAAACTGTCTGACCTCATTTCGACCCTGCCGCAGGCGGAAGTCCTCTGGTGGTCGGGCAATTGGAGCGATCTGCGCTTACTGAAACAGGTACAGCCCCAAACCGCGATCGTCTCCGGAGATCTGCCCCGACTCCAGGACAAGCTGATTGCCCAGCAAATCACTACCTACGCTACCGAGCAGGATGGAGCCGTGCAGTGGGTTAGCGAGAGATCGGAATTGCCCGGTTGGATCGATCGCTTTTGGAGTCGGCAAGGATTTCGCCGATTTGCAGGGGATGCAGTACAATAA
- a CDS encoding glycerophosphodiester phosphodiesterase, which yields MTAKPLTNHLQDLERAIAQLSVKEKLWLLERIARQLRESDETEFPETSQPEPEIQRPAVYAHRGASKEARENTIAAFERAIELGAEGIELDVRCTIDRVAVVYHDAEIQERAIEQLTWAEVQSLDAEIPTLTQAVQYCKDRILLDVEIKESGYEAEVLEALKPLTIDRFVITSFKLDALDRVKQLNSQIKVGFLIDVESIAFLPNARTLNQRLKAIGVDFFALDWLILNHPAIGQLSPQVFWIWTVNQPVITQKLIDEANKPDNLRQIAALITDYPDRALALRKGTVE from the coding sequence ATGACCGCCAAACCTCTAACTAACCATTTACAAGACCTCGAACGTGCGATCGCCCAACTCTCCGTGAAAGAAAAGCTCTGGCTCTTAGAGCGAATTGCGCGACAGTTGCGGGAATCGGACGAAACGGAATTTCCGGAGACAAGCCAGCCAGAACCAGAAATCCAAAGACCTGCCGTTTATGCCCATCGGGGCGCTTCTAAGGAAGCCAGGGAAAATACGATCGCTGCCTTTGAACGGGCGATCGAACTGGGCGCAGAGGGAATTGAACTGGATGTGCGCTGCACGATCGATCGGGTTGCCGTGGTTTATCACGATGCGGAAATTCAGGAACGGGCAATCGAGCAATTGACCTGGGCAGAGGTGCAGTCGCTGGATGCAGAAATTCCGACGCTGACACAGGCAGTTCAGTACTGCAAAGATCGAATTCTGCTGGACGTGGAAATTAAAGAATCGGGCTACGAAGCGGAAGTGCTGGAGGCATTAAAGCCACTGACAATCGATCGATTTGTCATTACTTCTTTTAAGCTGGACGCACTCGATCGCGTTAAACAATTAAATTCACAAATCAAAGTCGGTTTTCTGATTGACGTCGAATCGATTGCGTTCCTGCCCAATGCCAGAACCTTAAACCAGCGGCTCAAGGCGATCGGCGTGGATTTCTTTGCGCTGGACTGGCTGATTTTGAATCATCCGGCGATCGGGCAACTGTCGCCCCAGGTGTTCTGGATCTGGACGGTGAATCAGCCTGTGATTACGCAAAAGCTGATCGACGAAGCCAACAAGCCAGATAATCTTCGCCAAATTGCCGCCCTGATTACGGACTATCCCGATCGGGCTTTGGCATTGCGAAAAGGAACCGTTGAATAG
- a CDS encoding DUF4278 domain-containing protein encodes MKLTYRGISYSLNDKAIALVPNSHPLRYRGIAYSTGEAELSAPIRTTTQLRFRGIAYSRPQFASI; translated from the coding sequence ATGAAACTCACCTATCGCGGCATTTCCTATAGCTTAAATGACAAAGCGATCGCATTAGTTCCCAATTCTCATCCGCTTCGCTATCGCGGCATTGCTTATTCTACGGGTGAGGCTGAGCTGAGCGCCCCAATCCGGACAACTACCCAGCTACGGTTTCGCGGCATTGCCTATTCTCGTCCTCAATTTGCGTCGATTTAA
- a CDS encoding ABC transporter permease: MPLNFRLSQIRLEPRESTPLWLAVVAPLGAIVAALILCVPLVSWTGVSPFQSYGVMLKGAIGSGFALSETLSRATPLMFTGLAVAVAFRAKLWNIGAEGQFYMGAIAATLIGTGLITLPPILMIPLLLIAGFLFGGLLLLLPAVLKTKLSVDEVVTTLLLNFVVLLFVGYLVEGPLKDPSALGWPQAVPIIAQGAFPKLLGRSHLGLIIAIISAFLVWLLNDRAVLGYRMKAIGANQIAARFAGIPIDRIILATALLSGGLAGMGGVGEVAGLRGYLSLDLSPGFGYTGIIVAMLAQLHPIGVLASAFFIAAIYVGADAMSRAANLPSYLADVIVSASLLCMLVSILLTRYRVRWK, encoded by the coding sequence ATGCCGCTTAATTTTCGGTTGAGTCAAATTCGGTTAGAGCCGCGTGAATCGACTCCCCTGTGGCTGGCGGTTGTAGCTCCTCTGGGGGCGATCGTGGCGGCGCTAATTCTCTGTGTGCCGCTAGTGTCCTGGACGGGGGTTTCGCCGTTTCAGTCCTACGGGGTGATGTTGAAGGGGGCGATCGGCTCCGGGTTTGCCCTGTCAGAAACGCTGTCTCGCGCCACGCCGCTGATGTTTACCGGGTTAGCCGTTGCGGTAGCATTCCGGGCAAAGCTCTGGAATATTGGTGCAGAAGGGCAGTTTTACATGGGCGCGATCGCCGCCACGCTAATTGGAACCGGGCTGATTACCCTGCCGCCGATTCTAATGATTCCGCTGCTGCTAATTGCCGGATTCCTGTTTGGCGGTCTGCTGCTGCTGCTGCCTGCCGTCCTCAAAACCAAGCTGTCCGTCGATGAGGTGGTGACGACGCTGCTGCTCAACTTTGTGGTGCTGCTGTTTGTCGGCTATTTAGTAGAAGGTCCGCTCAAAGATCCGTCGGCGTTAGGCTGGCCCCAGGCAGTGCCGATTATTGCCCAGGGTGCGTTTCCGAAGCTATTGGGACGATCGCACCTCGGATTAATCATCGCGATTATTTCTGCCTTTCTCGTCTGGTTGCTGAACGATCGGGCAGTGCTGGGCTACCGGATGAAGGCGATCGGGGCAAATCAGATTGCAGCAAGGTTTGCGGGCATTCCGATCGATCGAATTATTCTGGCAACGGCTCTCCTGAGCGGCGGGTTAGCAGGCATGGGCGGCGTGGGCGAAGTGGCGGGACTGAGGGGCTACCTGAGTTTGGATCTGTCGCCTGGCTTCGGATACACGGGCATCATTGTGGCGATGCTGGCGCAGCTTCACCCGATCGGTGTATTGGCTTCTGCGTTTTTCATTGCGGCAATTTATGTGGGCGCAGATGCAATGAGTCGGGCGGCGAATTTGCCCAGCTATCTGGCAGACGTGATTGTGTCGGCATCGCTGCTCTGTATGCTGGTGAGTATTTTGCTAACGCGCTATCGGGTGCGGTGGAAGTAG
- a CDS encoding ABC transporter permease: MDVLNLLLGVEFWTATVRIASPLIFGALGELLCERSGVLNLGIEGIMTIGAFVGWASVYQGADLWTGVLLAATVGLLFGLLHSLFTVYLGLSQHVTGIGITLLAANLAYFFYRVLLPDATTPPKITPFQPYPIPLLSQIPIVGQALFTQTPLTYLAIALVGVIAYVLYATPLGLSVRMVGENPQAAEAQGLSVYGVRTGAVMAGSALMAIGGAFLTLSAFDSFFVNLINGRGWICIALVIFASWQPFKALLGALLFAGFDALQIRLQQQIGGAIPYQVFLALPYILSIVALTVMARRAGYPKALMVPFRRGER; this comes from the coding sequence ATGGATGTACTGAATCTACTGTTGGGTGTAGAGTTCTGGACGGCAACGGTACGCATTGCCAGTCCGCTGATTTTTGGGGCGCTGGGTGAATTGCTCTGTGAGCGATCGGGCGTTTTGAACCTCGGTATTGAAGGAATTATGACGATCGGGGCGTTTGTCGGCTGGGCAAGCGTGTACCAGGGTGCGGATCTGTGGACAGGCGTTTTGCTGGCGGCGACAGTGGGCTTACTGTTCGGACTATTGCACAGTCTGTTTACGGTCTACCTGGGGCTGTCGCAGCACGTTACGGGAATTGGCATTACCCTGCTGGCAGCAAATCTTGCCTACTTTTTCTACCGAGTTTTGCTGCCGGATGCCACCACACCGCCCAAAATTACGCCCTTCCAGCCCTACCCAATTCCGCTGCTGTCCCAGATTCCGATCGTCGGACAGGCACTCTTTACCCAAACCCCGCTGACCTATCTGGCGATCGCCCTGGTGGGGGTAATTGCCTATGTGCTGTATGCCACACCCCTTGGTCTGTCAGTTCGCATGGTCGGAGAAAATCCGCAGGCGGCAGAGGCTCAGGGGTTAAGCGTGTACGGCGTTCGCACGGGGGCAGTCATGGCAGGTAGTGCGCTAATGGCGATCGGCGGCGCATTCCTCACCCTGTCCGCGTTTGACTCGTTTTTTGTAAACCTGATCAACGGTCGCGGCTGGATCTGCATTGCGCTGGTGATTTTTGCCTCGTGGCAGCCGTTTAAGGCGCTGCTCGGTGCCCTCCTGTTTGCCGGATTCGATGCCCTTCAGATCAGGCTTCAGCAGCAGATTGGCGGGGCGATTCCCTATCAGGTGTTTCTGGCGTTGCCCTACATTCTCAGCATCGTTGCGTTAACCGTAATGGCGAGACGGGCGGGCTACCCTAAAGCCCTCATGGTTCCTTTCCGACGAGGTGAACGCTAA